In Natranaeroarchaeum aerophilus, a single genomic region encodes these proteins:
- a CDS encoding MarR family transcriptional regulator — MSDVLENKRSATRFRILVEIADRQPAVSQGEIADAVGVTSQAVSEYIRELVDDDLVEKEGRSRYRITKEGVDWLLSEAADVRRFADHVTEDILGNVQEDAAIAAAVIDEGESVTLTVEDGLLRATPGESGPATGVATTDADAGEDVGVTGFEGIIDLDPGDVTVLQIPPVRSGGSRAVDSSALAERSSSADIVTAAGVEAVVALRGADVDIDTRFAAGEVAVDAASRGLDVLVASTTDNVGRVTDALRDAEVGYEVSEL; from the coding sequence ATGTCCGACGTCCTCGAAAACAAACGGTCCGCGACACGATTTCGCATCCTCGTCGAAATAGCGGACCGACAACCCGCGGTAAGTCAGGGCGAGATCGCCGACGCCGTCGGCGTGACGAGCCAGGCGGTGAGCGAGTATATCCGCGAGCTCGTCGACGATGACCTCGTTGAGAAGGAGGGCAGGTCGCGCTATCGGATCACCAAAGAGGGCGTCGACTGGCTCCTCTCCGAGGCAGCCGACGTGCGCCGTTTCGCCGATCACGTCACCGAAGATATCCTCGGTAATGTACAGGAAGACGCCGCGATTGCCGCTGCTGTGATCGATGAGGGTGAAAGTGTCACGTTAACTGTCGAAGACGGCCTGTTGCGTGCGACGCCGGGGGAATCGGGGCCAGCCACCGGCGTCGCAACGACGGACGCGGACGCGGGTGAGGACGTTGGCGTCACCGGCTTCGAGGGGATCATCGATCTCGATCCCGGTGACGTCACCGTTCTCCAGATCCCGCCGGTCCGGTCGGGCGGGAGCCGTGCCGTCGATTCTTCTGCACTCGCCGAGCGTTCGTCGAGCGCCGATATCGTGACCGCTGCGGGCGTCGAAGCGGTCGTCGCACTGCGCGGTGCAGACGTCGATATCGACACGCGGTTCGCCGCTGGCGAGGTTGCAGTCGATGCCGCAAGTCGGGGACTGGACGTTCTCGTGGCATCGACCACCGACAACGTCGGGCGCGTAACGGACGCGCTACGGGATGCGGAAGTCGGGTACGAAGTGTCGGAGCTATAG
- a CDS encoding J domain-containing protein, producing the protein MVWQTLAALPDWLVAGVALAGVFSVIVAGIFLAGQRLIPSSTGQRKRRTDGSGDGMARRRAEIRHYFDAIGERYEEGRTVDDQYVDFYLPRRGVAVTFDAHVYFQLRSNDVEAVLVEHELPGIALGSRLPFETPTVTIDRSEGVPTGAFTELGLSTDAEIKEIERAYRNRVMDVHPDHGGDSEEFRRLQEAYDAAKEHAS; encoded by the coding sequence GTGGTCTGGCAGACACTCGCTGCGCTCCCCGACTGGCTCGTCGCTGGCGTCGCCCTCGCGGGGGTGTTTTCGGTAATCGTGGCCGGGATCTTCCTCGCCGGACAGCGTCTGATACCGTCATCGACGGGCCAGCGAAAGCGACGAACCGACGGGAGTGGCGATGGGATGGCACGTCGCCGCGCCGAGATCAGACACTACTTCGATGCTATCGGAGAGCGCTACGAGGAGGGGCGGACAGTCGACGATCAGTACGTCGATTTTTACCTGCCGAGGCGGGGGGTTGCGGTGACGTTCGACGCGCACGTCTACTTCCAGCTCCGGTCGAACGATGTCGAAGCGGTGCTGGTCGAGCACGAACTGCCGGGCATTGCGCTCGGGAGCAGGCTCCCCTTCGAGACGCCAACCGTGACGATTGACCGATCCGAGGGCGTCCCAACCGGGGCCTTCACGGAACTGGGCCTATCGACAGACGCGGAGATCAAGGAGATCGAGCGGGCATACCGAAACCGTGTGATGGATGTCCACCCCGACCACGGCGGCGACAGCGAGGAGTTCAGACGATTACAGGAGGCATACGACGCCGCGAAAGAGCACGCGAGTTGA